Proteins encoded together in one Amblyomma americanum isolate KBUSLIRL-KWMA chromosome 1, ASM5285725v1, whole genome shotgun sequence window:
- the ATPsynE gene encoding ATP synthase, subunit E, which produces MVELAPPVSVSPFIRACRWGFLAAGIAYGAFHYRRLSRKEAKIREYEAKQMEVLKVKREAEKQKQIREEMITLAKDVGVPVPPNF; this is translated from the exons ATGGTCGAATTAGCCCCTCCAGTTTCCGTATCACCTTTCATCAGG GCTTGCCGGTGGGGCTTTCTCGCCGCTGGAATTGCTtacggagcctttcactaca GGCGGCTATCCCGCAAGGAAGCAAAGATCCGCGAGTATGAAGCCAAGCAAATGGAGGTCCTCAAAGTCAAGAGGGAAGCAGAAAAGCAGAAGCAGATAAGAG AGGAGATGATCACTCTGGCGAAAGATGTGGGCGTTCCAGTTCCTCCAAACTTCTGA